DNA from Acidobacteriota bacterium:
AGGATGGCCAGGGACGGCGGGTTCTGCATCGCGAACGCCTCGGCCCGGCCCATGATGATGCAGTTCGTGATGATCAGCCCGACGAACACCGAGAGCTGCTTGCTGATCTCGAACACGTAGGCCTTGAGGATCTGGTCGGTGACGATGACCAGGGAGGCAATGACGGTCAACTGGACGATGATCCGGATGCTGTTCGGGATCTGATGCCGGAGCAGGCTGATCGTCAGGTTGGAGAGCGTGAGCACGCAGATGACGGCCGCGCACATGACGACCGACGTCTCCATCTTCGTGGTCACCGCCAGCGCCGAGCAGATGCCGAGCACCTGGAGCGCGATCGGATTGTTGTTGAAGAGGGGGTCGAGCGCCGCTTCGCTCTTCTTCACAGCCATCAGTTGGCCTCCGCGCGGATCCGGTTGAGGTAGGGCTCGAAGCCGTTCTCGCCGAGCCAGAAGTCGAGCATGTTCGTTACCCCGTTGCTGGTGATCGTCGCGCCGGCCAGGCCGTCCACGCGGTGCGGATCCTCCGCAACGCTCTTGGCCGGTCCCTTCATCACCGCCAGACGGACCTCACCTTCGTCATCGAAGGCCTTGCGTCCGGGCCACTTGTCCTTCCAGGTCGGATTGTCGACCTCGCCGCCGAGGCCCGGCGTCTCCTTGTGCTGGTAGTAGGTGATGCCGCGCACGGTCGTCGTGTCCGCGTCGAGCGCCAGGAAGCCGTAGAGCGTGCCCCAGAGTCCGAGACCCTCGATCGGCAGCACGACCATCTCGAGCTCGCCGCCGTCGCCGCGCACCTCGTAGAGCAGCGCCCGATCGGGAACACGCTTGACCTTCGCCAGGTTGTCGGGGGCTTCCATGCTGGTCGCGGGATCCCGGGCGCGTCGCTGCTGGTCGAAGATCGCCGTGTCGCCGTCCACCGCCTCGCCCGTTGCGAGCACGATGAGCACCGGTTCGATCGGCGCGAAGCGCTCGGCGACCTGCGCCTCCTCGATCGCCTCGCCGGGCTGGAGCTTGCCCACGGCCTCCAGCACCCGCTTCTGTTTGTCGAGGGCGATGTTCTCGTCCTGGAGATCCTCCAGGCTGACGGCGAAGGAGGACACGAGGATCCCGCACACGATGCAGATCGCGGTCGCGAACAGGAGGGTGTAGCCGGTGGCCTGTCGGTCTGCCATGGGAGGTTCTCCGGTCGGGAGAGAGTCTATTGCGCTATTGCGCGTAACGCGCCTGGCGGCGCTTGATGTTCGCCTTCAGCACGTAGTGGTCGATCAGGGGCGCGAACAGGTTCATGAACAGGATGCCGAGCATCACGCCTTCCGGAAACGCGGGGTTCACGGTGCGGATCAGGATGGCCAGGACGCCGACGAGGAAACCGTAGATGTAGCGTCCCCGGTTCGTCTGCGCGGCGCTCACCGGATCGGTGGCCATGAAGACGATGCCGAACGCCCAGCCTCCGAGCACGACGTGCCAGTGGAAGGGCACCGAGAGCATCGCGTTGGTCGGCGACGCTATGAGGTTGAGCAACAGGGAGATCGCCGCCGTGCCGGCCGTCGCCGCGGCCATGATCCGCCAGGAGCCGATGCCGGTGGCGATCAGGATGGCGGCGCCGATCAGGCAGGCCAGCGCGGACGTTTCGCCCATCGACCCCGGAATGTCGCCGAGGAAGGCCTGCATCCAGGAGACCTTGCCCTCGATGGCGGACAGCCCGTCCAGTGGGGCGTTGGAGCCCTCGGCGGCCTCGAGCACCGCGATCTCGCCGAGCGCGGTGGCGCCGCTGTAGCCGTCGGGCGGGGCCGAGGTGCCCGCCGCGATCCACACGGCGTCCCCGGAGATCTGGGCCGGATAGGCAAAGAACAGGAAGACGCGCGCCGTGAGCGCCGGGTTCAGGACGTTGTAGCCCGTGCCCCCGAAGATCTCCTTGCCGACGACGACGCCGAAGGTGATGCCGATCGCGACCTGCCAGAGCGGAATCGTCGGCGGCAACACGAGCGGGAAGAGCATCCCGGTGACCAGGAAGCCCTCGTTCACGTCGTGCCGCCGGACGACCGCGAACAACCCCTCCCAGAGGCCGCCCACCGCGAAGGTCACGACCAGGACCGGCAGGTAGTAGAGCGCGCCGTGGGCCGTGTTCGCGAGCAGGCTGGTTGCATCGAACGGCAGCCCGAGCGTCTCCATCGTGTCCGTGCGCCAGTTCGGCAGGGCGGTGGCGCCACCCGCGATCGCGAGGTGAATCTGCCGGCCGGTGTTCCACATCGCCATCAGGACGCAGGGCACGAGCGCCACGACGACCGTCATCATCAGGCGCTTCAGGTCGAGTGCGTCGCGCACGTGCGCGGCGCCGGCGGTCGTCTTGCCCGGCGTGTACAGGAACGTGTCGGGCGCCTCGTACAGCGGGTAGAAGCGCTCGAACCGGCCCCCGGGCTCGAAGTGGCGGGCCTGCCGATCGAGAATGCGGCGCAGGAATCTCATCGGAGTAGCGGCGCTAGCCTTCCTTCTCGATCAGCTCGAGCGCGTCGCGCAGGTACGGCCCGTACTCCGTCTTGCCCGGGCAAACAAAGGTGCAGAGCGCCAGATCCTCCTCCAGCAGCTCCAGGCAGCCGAGTTCCTCGGCGCGTTCGATATCCCCGGCCACCAGGGACTTGAGCAGGAAGGTCGGCTGCAGGTCCCACGGGAAGACGCTCTCGTAGAGGCCGATGGGCACGATGGCGCGGGGCGATCCGTGCGTGGTCGTCGTCATCGCGAAGGACTTGCGCGGCAGCAGCGAGGAGGCGAAGGCGCGGGCGCGGGAAAAGGCGCCGAATCCGGGCGTGAGCCAGCCCAGGAAGCGACGGCCGTGGTCGTCCTCGAGCACCGAGACCACCTCGTGGAAGCGACCCAGGTAGCCGTGAAGATCGGCCGGGGCGTTCTCGCCGATCGCGGTCCGGCCGGCGAGCGGCGAGCCGGTCACGACACGCACGGCGCCGTCGCGGACGGCTTCCGTCCCCGTGCCGATCTCGCCCCTCGTCACGTCGCCGAGCGCGGCGCCGAGCCGCGTACGCAGGAGCCTGGGTCTCCCGACCGGGGGCCCCGCCAGGGCCACGACGCGCTGAACGTCGGGTTCGCCGGTCGCGAAGAGGCGACCGATGGCGAGGGTGTCCTGGAGTCCGATCTGCCACACCAGCTTGTTGCGGTTCACTGGGTCGAGCGTGTGGATGTGCATCCCCGCGGCGCCGGCGGGGTGGGGTCCCGTGAACTCCTCGACGCGGATCGGTTCGCTCGTTTCGACACCGGCGAGCGTGCCGGGCGCCCGGCAGAGAAACACGGGTCCGTCCGTCAGCCGGGCCAGCGCGGCAAGCCCTCGCTCGAGATCGCCAGCGCGCCCCTCGACGATCCGGTCGGCGGCGGGCGCGAACGGTTCCGTGTTCATCGCGGTGACGAAGATCGACTTCGGCACCGAGTCGACGGCCGCAGTGCGTCCGAACGGTCGCGCGCGCAGGGCGACCCAGTCTCCCGACTCCACCAGCAAACCCTGCACTTCCTCGCGGGAGAGAGCGCTCGGGTGTCTACCGGTATAGCTGGCGAAGCCGACGCCGGCGCCGCTGGAGGCCGCCTGGTCGGAGGGATCCACTCGCACCACGACCGAGATCAGCGCCCGCTTGGCGCCGCGATTCACGGCGGCTACCGTGCCCGCGGCGGGGGAGGTGAAACGAACGCCCGGCTGCTTGCGGTCCTCGAACAGGAGCCGACCACGCTGCACGGCATCGCCCGGCCCGACGTGCATCGCCGGCTTCATGCCCGGGTAGTCGGCCGCGCTGACGGCGACGGTACCTGGAGCCGCGGCGTCATCGAGCGTCTGCTCGGGAGCCCCCACGATCGGCAGGCTGAGTCCCCGTCTGAAACGGTGCGTGCCCATCGATCCTGACGTGTCGTTTCTAGCGATCGAGGGCGAATCGGAACGCGTCGCTCGACCAGCCGGGACTATTCCACAACCGCCGGGCTGGGGCAACAGGAAGCGGCCTTTCCGGCGGTCGTGCTCACCGGCAGGCCGTACGTCGCTACGGCGCGTAGTACGGGTTCGTTCCGGCGGCGTGATCCGTCGTGTCGAGGACGCGCTGGACGGTCGGCACGGCTTCCACGATGGCCTGCTCGACGCCCTGCTTGAGCGTGTAGTCGGCCATGCCGCAGCCCTGGCAACCGCCGCCCATGGTGATGTAAGCGGTCTCGTCCTTGACCTCGAGGAGGGTGACGAAGCCACCGTGGGCGGCGATCTGCGGGTTGATCTGTTCATCGAGGACGCGCTGAACGTCGGCGGCCACGCCCTCGCCCCAGGGGGAGTTGGGATTGTCGAACTTGAAGCCGCTCTCGGAGAGCCGGGTCACGAAGTCGACGGTGGCGCCGGCGAGGTCCGGCGCGCTCTCGGAGTCCACGTACACGTTGAAGGCGTCGAGTTCGACGACCTCGTCGTCGGGCCTCGTTTCGTCCAGGCCGACCAGGTCCATCTGGTAGCGGAAGCCGCCGCCGTTGCGGCCGGTGATCGCGATCCGGAGCGCCAGGTCGTCGCGCTCTTCGGACTTGATCGCTTCCGCCACCTGTTTCTGCGCCAGTTCGGTGATCGTTAGCATGCGCCGCATTCTAGCTTGAAGGAGAACCCGTTTCATGAATTTCGAACACCTCCTCCTGTCCCACGAAGGTCCGGTCACCCGGCTCACCCTGAACGTCCCGGACCAGTTGAACGCGATGACACCGGCGATGGGCGCCGAGATCAGGGACGCCGTTCCGCTGATCAACGGCCGTGCCGAGACGCGCGTGGTCATCGTCCGGGGGGCCGGCCGGGCCTTCAGCGCCGGCGGCAGCCTGAAGAGCATCCAGGAGGAGGTGAGCGACGACGCGGACGCCGGGCCCGGCCTCGGCGGCGGCGCGAACTTCTATCGCCTGTACCTCTCGGTGCGGGATCTCGAGGCACCGTCGATTGCCGCAATCAACGGCCACGCCATCGGCGCCGGCCTTTGCTTCGCGCTCGGTTGCGACATGCGCGTGATCCGTACCGGCGCCCGGGTCGGCATGACCTTCGTCAAGCTGGGCATTCACCCCGGGATGGCCGCGACCTGGACCCTGCCGCGCCTGATCGGCCCCGCCCGCGCCGCGGAACTCCTCTACAGCGGGCGGCTCATCGACGCCGCGACGGCGGTCGAATGGGGGATCGCCAGTCGCGAGGCGGACGAGGACTTCGACCGTGTGGTCGAGGACCTCGCCCTGGAGATCGCGGCCGCCGGCCCGATCGCGGTCAAGGCGACCAAGCGCACGGTGCGCGGCACCTTCGAACGGTCGATTGACGAGGCGCTCGACCTGGAGAGCGCCGAGCAGGAGGTGACCTTCCGCACCGCCGACGCCCGCGAGGGGGTCATGGCCCTGACGCAGCGGCGTTCGCCACGTTTCGCAGGCCGGTAGTTGCGCCGGCCGGTAAGCTACGCCGATGCCCACCGCAGGCGCCCTGATCATCGGGAACGAGATCCTCAGCGGCAAGGTCGAGGAAGCGAATCTGAGCCTCCTGGCCAGAGAGCTGTTCGACCTTGGGATCGAGCTCCAGAGAGTGATCGTCTGCCCGGACGACGTCGGCGATATCGCGGCCGATATCCGGCGCCTGCGCGCTCGCTTCGACTACCTGATCACGAGCGGCGGCGTCGGGCCGACCCACGACGACGTGACGCTCAAGGCAGTCGCCGAGGCGTTCGAGCGGCGGCTGGTCCGTTCCCCCGAGCTGGTCGCGAAGATCCGCGAGATGGTGGGGGATCGCTGCACCGAGGGCCACCTGCGCATGGCCGACGTGCCGGAAGGCGCGGAACTCGTCAGCACGCCGGATGTGCCCTGGCCGTCCGTTGTCATGGAGAACGTGTACGTGTTGCCGGGCGTGCCCCGGATCTTCCGCATGAAACTGCCGATGCTGCGCGACCGCCTGGCGGCGGGCCGCCGGTTCTACTGCCGCGCGGTGTATACGTCCTGCCGCGAGACGGACATCGCGGAACTGCTCGACCGCGTGGTCGACGCCCACGAGGAGGTCGACATCGGCAGCTATCCAGTGATGGACGGCGACTACCGGGTCAAGCTCACCGTCGACAGCCGCAGCCGTGGCGCCGCGGACCGTGCCCTGGAGGCGCTGGTCGAGGCCCTGCCGGCCGGGGCGGTCGTGCGAGTGGACGGCGGCGCCCGCGTCGCCGGCAGCCGCTGAACGCCCCACCAAACGAAGGAGAAACGTC
Protein-coding regions in this window:
- a CDS encoding enoyl-CoA hydratase-related protein, whose translation is MNFEHLLLSHEGPVTRLTLNVPDQLNAMTPAMGAEIRDAVPLINGRAETRVVIVRGAGRAFSAGGSLKSIQEEVSDDADAGPGLGGGANFYRLYLSVRDLEAPSIAAINGHAIGAGLCFALGCDMRVIRTGARVGMTFVKLGIHPGMAATWTLPRLIGPARAAELLYSGRLIDAATAVEWGIASREADEDFDRVVEDLALEIAAAGPIAVKATKRTVRGTFERSIDEALDLESAEQEVTFRTADAREGVMALTQRRSPRFAGR
- a CDS encoding NADH:ubiquinone reductase (Na(+)-transporting) subunit B produces the protein MRFLRRILDRQARHFEPGGRFERFYPLYEAPDTFLYTPGKTTAGAAHVRDALDLKRLMMTVVVALVPCVLMAMWNTGRQIHLAIAGGATALPNWRTDTMETLGLPFDATSLLANTAHGALYYLPVLVVTFAVGGLWEGLFAVVRRHDVNEGFLVTGMLFPLVLPPTIPLWQVAIGITFGVVVGKEIFGGTGYNVLNPALTARVFLFFAYPAQISGDAVWIAAGTSAPPDGYSGATALGEIAVLEAAEGSNAPLDGLSAIEGKVSWMQAFLGDIPGSMGETSALACLIGAAILIATGIGSWRIMAAATAGTAAISLLLNLIASPTNAMLSVPFHWHVVLGGWAFGIVFMATDPVSAAQTNRGRYIYGFLVGVLAILIRTVNPAFPEGVMLGILFMNLFAPLIDHYVLKANIKRRQARYAQ
- a CDS encoding Na(+)-translocating NADH-quinone reductase subunit C; the protein is MADRQATGYTLLFATAICIVCGILVSSFAVSLEDLQDENIALDKQKRVLEAVGKLQPGEAIEEAQVAERFAPIEPVLIVLATGEAVDGDTAIFDQQRRARDPATSMEAPDNLAKVKRVPDRALLYEVRGDGGELEMVVLPIEGLGLWGTLYGFLALDADTTTVRGITYYQHKETPGLGGEVDNPTWKDKWPGRKAFDDEGEVRLAVMKGPAKSVAEDPHRVDGLAGATITSNGVTNMLDFWLGENGFEPYLNRIRAEAN
- a CDS encoding iron-sulfur cluster assembly accessory protein; translation: MLTITELAQKQVAEAIKSEERDDLALRIAITGRNGGGFRYQMDLVGLDETRPDDEVVELDAFNVYVDSESAPDLAGATVDFVTRLSESGFKFDNPNSPWGEGVAADVQRVLDEQINPQIAAHGGFVTLLEVKDETAYITMGGGCQGCGMADYTLKQGVEQAIVEAVPTVQRVLDTTDHAAGTNPYYAP
- a CDS encoding Na(+)-translocating NADH-quinone reductase subunit A — its product is MGTHRFRRGLSLPIVGAPEQTLDDAAAPGTVAVSAADYPGMKPAMHVGPGDAVQRGRLLFEDRKQPGVRFTSPAAGTVAAVNRGAKRALISVVVRVDPSDQAASSGAGVGFASYTGRHPSALSREEVQGLLVESGDWVALRARPFGRTAAVDSVPKSIFVTAMNTEPFAPAADRIVEGRAGDLERGLAALARLTDGPVFLCRAPGTLAGVETSEPIRVEEFTGPHPAGAAGMHIHTLDPVNRNKLVWQIGLQDTLAIGRLFATGEPDVQRVVALAGPPVGRPRLLRTRLGAALGDVTRGEIGTGTEAVRDGAVRVVTGSPLAGRTAIGENAPADLHGYLGRFHEVVSVLEDDHGRRFLGWLTPGFGAFSRARAFASSLLPRKSFAMTTTTHGSPRAIVPIGLYESVFPWDLQPTFLLKSLVAGDIERAEELGCLELLEEDLALCTFVCPGKTEYGPYLRDALELIEKEG
- a CDS encoding competence/damage-inducible protein A — protein: MPTAGALIIGNEILSGKVEEANLSLLARELFDLGIELQRVIVCPDDVGDIAADIRRLRARFDYLITSGGVGPTHDDVTLKAVAEAFERRLVRSPELVAKIREMVGDRCTEGHLRMADVPEGAELVSTPDVPWPSVVMENVYVLPGVPRIFRMKLPMLRDRLAAGRRFYCRAVYTSCRETDIAELLDRVVDAHEEVDIGSYPVMDGDYRVKLTVDSRSRGAADRALEALVEALPAGAVVRVDGGARVAGSR
- a CDS encoding NADH:ubiquinone reductase (Na(+)-transporting) subunit D, whose amino-acid sequence is MAVKKSEAALDPLFNNNPIALQVLGICSALAVTTKMETSVVMCAAVICVLTLSNLTISLLRHQIPNSIRIIVQLTVIASLVIVTDQILKAYVFEISKQLSVFVGLIITNCIIMGRAEAFAMQNPPSLAILDGIGNGIGYSAILMITAVLRELFGSGKLYGYSVLPTVSEGGWYLPNGLMLLSPAAFFIIGGLIWALRVYKPAQVEMDG